From Phocoena phocoena chromosome 16, mPhoPho1.1, whole genome shotgun sequence, a single genomic window includes:
- the BLOC1S2 gene encoding biogenesis of lysosome-related organelles complex 1 subunit 2 isoform X1, with product MAAAAEGVPETHREEPVRDDAAVETAEEAKEPAEADITELCRDMFSKMATYLTGELTATSEDYKLLENMNKLTSLKYLEMKDIAINISRNLKDLNQKYAGLQPYLDQINVIEEQVAALEQAAYKLDAYSKKLEAKYKKLEKR from the exons ATGGCGGCGGCGGCCGAGGGTGTCCCAGAGACCCACCGCGAGGAGCCCGTTCGGG ATGATGCCGCCGTGGAGACCGCTGAGGAAGCAAAGGAGCCCGCTGAGGCTGACATCACTGAACTCTGCCGAGACATGTTCTCCAAGATGGCAACTTACCTGACTGGGGAACTGACGG cCACCAGTGAAGACTATAAGCTTctggaaaatatgaataaactaaCCAGCCTGAAGTATCTTGAAATGAAAGATATTGCTATAAACATTAGTAGAAACTTAAAGGACTTAAACCAGAAGT atgctGGACTACAGCCTTATCTGGATCAGATCAATGTAATTGAGGAGCAGGTAGCAGCTCTTGAGCAGGCAGCCTACAAGTTGGATGCATATTCAAAAAAACTGG
- the BLOC1S2 gene encoding biogenesis of lysosome-related organelles complex 1 subunit 2 isoform X2: protein MAAAAEGVPETHREEPVRDDAAVETAEEAKEPAEADITELCRDMFSKMATYLTGELTATSEDYKLLENMNKLTSLKYLEMKDIAINISRNLKDLNQKYAGLQPYLDQINVIEEQVAALEQAAYKLDAYSKKLAKYKKLEKR from the exons ATGGCGGCGGCGGCCGAGGGTGTCCCAGAGACCCACCGCGAGGAGCCCGTTCGGG ATGATGCCGCCGTGGAGACCGCTGAGGAAGCAAAGGAGCCCGCTGAGGCTGACATCACTGAACTCTGCCGAGACATGTTCTCCAAGATGGCAACTTACCTGACTGGGGAACTGACGG cCACCAGTGAAGACTATAAGCTTctggaaaatatgaataaactaaCCAGCCTGAAGTATCTTGAAATGAAAGATATTGCTATAAACATTAGTAGAAACTTAAAGGACTTAAACCAGAAGT atgctGGACTACAGCCTTATCTGGATCAGATCAATGTAATTGAGGAGCAGGTAGCAGCTCTTGAGCAGGCAGCCTACAAGTTGGATGCATATTCAAAAAAACTGG